One Bdellovibrio sp. ArHS genomic region harbors:
- the miaA gene encoding tRNA (adenosine(37)-N6)-dimethylallyltransferase MiaA: MKKNKPVIFVVGSTASGKSEWALRLAQEFHGVIVNCDSVQVYKKVDIGAAKPSKAEQALVPHFLLDYVNPPQEMTAGQYSRDFFATLESIPEQTPIFVVGGTGFYFMAIEKGMYPVLAVPEDIQKEVAAELQTELGVQKLHQELLEKDPLYGAKIHLSDHYRLGRAIELIRSQGKSVTQIQKEFAESRSEFPYPLLKMGPSWDREALKERIDLRTKRMLEAGLIDEVQGLLDEGLEAWAPLSSVGYKETIVFLKKEVSKEQLFESIATNTRQLAKRQRTWFQRDKEIQWYDGKDGFSQARSVVEEFLIPFDPKKGKAGE, encoded by the coding sequence AAGAACAAGCCCGTTATTTTTGTCGTCGGTTCCACGGCCTCCGGGAAGTCCGAGTGGGCTCTTCGACTTGCGCAAGAGTTTCACGGCGTCATCGTGAATTGTGACTCTGTGCAGGTCTATAAGAAGGTGGATATTGGTGCTGCAAAACCTTCAAAGGCAGAACAGGCATTGGTGCCGCACTTTCTTTTAGATTACGTCAACCCCCCGCAGGAGATGACTGCGGGACAATACAGCCGCGATTTCTTTGCAACTTTAGAGTCTATTCCAGAACAGACTCCCATCTTTGTGGTGGGCGGCACGGGGTTTTATTTCATGGCTATTGAAAAGGGCATGTATCCCGTCTTGGCCGTGCCTGAGGATATTCAAAAAGAAGTGGCTGCGGAACTGCAAACTGAGCTGGGAGTTCAAAAACTTCATCAGGAGCTTTTGGAAAAAGATCCCCTTTATGGCGCAAAAATTCATCTTTCTGATCATTATCGCTTGGGGCGAGCTATCGAATTGATTCGCAGTCAGGGTAAGAGTGTCACTCAGATCCAAAAAGAGTTTGCTGAGTCCCGATCTGAATTTCCTTACCCTCTTTTAAAGATGGGTCCCTCCTGGGATCGTGAGGCCCTTAAAGAGCGTATCGATCTGCGCACCAAGAGAATGTTAGAGGCGGGGTTGATCGACGAAGTTCAAGGGCTTCTCGATGAAGGTCTAGAGGCGTGGGCTCCTTTAAGCAGCGTAGGGTATAAAGAAACGATCGTCTTTCTCAAAAAAGAAGTTAGTAAAGAGCAATTGTTTGAGTCCATCGCGACCAACACAAGGCAACTCGCGAAACGACAAAGAACGTGGTTTCAGCGCGACAAAGAGATCCAATGGTACGATGGAAAAGACGGTTTTTCCCAGGCAAGAAGCGTGGTCGAGGAATTCCTGATTCCTTTTGACCCCAAGAAAGGGAAAGCTGGAGAATGA